The region CCGAGGTCTACCTGGCCCCCGACCCCGACCGCGAAGGCGAGGCCATCGCCTGGCACCTGAGGCACGTGCTGGAGCTGCCCGCCGAGAAGGTGCGGCGCGTCACGTTCAACGAGATCACGCGCAGCGCCGTGCGCAACGCCTTCGAGCGGCCGCGCGAGATCGACATGAACCTGGTCGACGCGCAGCAGGCGCGGCGGATACTGGACCGCATCGTCGGCTACGAGCTGAGCCCGCTGGTCAGCCGGCGGATCGTGCGCGGCCTCAGCGCCGGACGCGTCCAGAGCGTCGCCCTGCGGATTGTCGTCGAGCGCGAGCGCGAGCGGCTGGCCTTCGTGCCGGAGGAGTACTGGGAGCTGACGGCCCTCCTGACGGCCGAGGACGGGGGACCGCGCTTCGAGGCCATGCTCAAGGAACTGAACGGCCAGGACGTGCGCGTCGGCAACGGGGACGAGGCCCGCGCGCTGGTCGAGCGGCTGAGCGAGGAGGCCTTCGGCGTGGCGGACGTCGAGACGCGCACGACGCGTTCGAGCGCCCCGCCGCCGTTCATCACCAGCACGCTCCAGCAGGCGGCCTACAGCCGGCTGCGGTTCTCGACCGCCCAGACGATGCGCCTGGCCCAGCAGTTGTACGAGGGCATCGAGGTCGGCGGCGAGACGGCCGGCCTGATCACCTACATGCGAACCGACAGCACCCGCGTGGCCGACGCCGCCCTGGGCGCCTGCCGCAGCTTCATCGGCGAGACGCACGGGGACGCCTACCTGCCGGCGAAGCCGAACACCTTCCGCAGCCCGCGCGGCGCCCAGGCGGCCCACGAGGCCATCCGGCCCACCGAGGTGTTCCGGCGCCCCGAGGACGTCAAGCCGTTCCTGTCCGACCGCCAGTACAGGCTCTACGACCTGATCTGGCGGCGCTTCGTGGCCAGCCAGATGACGCCGGCGCAGTACGAGGTGACCACCGCCCGCATCCAGGCCGGGCCGGCCGTGTTCGTGGCCCGCGGGCGGCGCATGGTCTTTGACGGCCACACGCGCGTCGGCGGTGCCGACAAGCGCGAGGACCAGGAGCTTCCCGCACTGTCCCGGGGCGACGGCCTCACGCTGGTCGAGCTGACGCCGTCGCAGCACTTCACCCAGCCGCCCGCCCGCTACACGGAGGCCTCGCTCGTGCGCGAGCTGGAGAAGCAGGGCATCGGCCGCCCCAGCACCTACGCGCCCACCATCTCGACGCTGCTGAAGCGCAACTACGTGCGGCGCAGCCAGCGGGCGCTCGAGCCGACCGACCTGGGCATGGCCGTGACCGACCTGCTGGTGGCCAGCTTCCCCCGCGAGATGGACGTCGGGTTCACCAGCCGGATGGAGCAGGAACTCGACGAGGTCGAGGAGGGTAAGCGCGACTGGCGGGCCACCCTGCAGGAGTTCTACGAGCAGTTCCGCAAGGACCTGGAGAAGGCCAAGGCAGGCCCGGCGGCGCACGTCGCCGGCGATTCGCCGGCACCGCCCGCGTGCCCCGAGTGCGGCGAGACGATGGGCGTGAAGTTCAGCCGCAAGGGCGACCGGTTCTACGGATGTCCGCGCTTCCCCGAGTGCAAGGGCACGGCGAGCATCCCGCGCGAGGGCGAGCCCGAGCCGGACCTGACCGAACACGCCTGCGACAAGTGCGGCGCGCCGATGATCCGGCGCGTGGGCCGGCGCGGGCGGGAGTACCTGGCCTGCTCCGCCTATCCGCAGTGCCGCAACATCATGGGACTGGACCGCGAGGGCAATCCCGTCAAGCTGCCGCCCCGGGTGCAGACGACGTTCGCCTGCCCCAAGTGCGGCGCGGAGATGCACCTGCCGGGCGAGGGCGATGCCTCCGAGCTGACCTGCTCGCGCTGCAAGAACACGGCCCCGCTCCTGAGCATCGCCGAAGCCCTGGAGAAGACCGAGATCCCGGACGGGGAGTCGCTGGGAAGCTGCCCGGAGTGCGACGGCCCGATGGACCTGAAGAAGAGCCGCAAGGGCATGTTCCTGGGCTGCCGCCGCTACCCCGAGTGCAAGGGGACGTCGCCGCTGGCCAAGGACACCCTGCCGGCGCCCCAGCCGACCCACGAGCGCTGCGACAAGTGCGGCCGGCCCCTGCTGATGCGCTGGGGGCAGTACGGGCGGTTCCTGGCGTGCAGCGGCTTCCCGCGCTGCCGCAACCTCTGGAAGGTGCCGGCCCGCGGGCGCAAGTGCCCGCGCGAGGGGTGCGACGGCCGGCTGATCCCGAAGGTCGACTCGGACGGGCACGCCTACCTGGGCTGCACCCGCTACCCGGAGTGCGCGCACACCGAACCGGCCCCCGAGCCGGCCCCGAAGAAGGGCAAGTGAGGCGGGGCGCCGCGCGCTCAGTAGTCGACGCGGAAGTCCGAGAACTCGCCGGTCGGCTCGCCCCAGTGCAGGTCCACGCGCGTGACGTGCGCCAGGGGCGGGCCCTGATGGCACCAGACGACCATCTGCTGGACGCGGGAGCGGTCGCCTTCGAACACAGCCTCGACGGTGCCGTCCGGGCGGTTGCGCACCCAGCCGGTCAAGCTCTGCCGCAGGGCCTCGTTGCGCGTCCTGCCCCGGAACCACACCCCCTGCACGCGCCCGTGCACGACCACGTGCGCCCTGACCGGCTTGTCGCTCTCGGCCATGGTCCCGTCTCCGTCGCAGTCGGCCGGTGCCCTTTACTTCGCGCGAGCGGCGGCCTATCATCGCGGGCACCAGTGTAGCGGCCCGGCCGGGCGCCTGCAACGGGCCCTGGCCGGCGGGAGGGCGTGCGTGGAACGGACGCCGCAGCAACCGGTCGTGAATGACTTCGGCGCGATCGCCGACGTCTACGACCACCTTGTGGACTGGGCGCCGTATGGACTTTGGATCGCCGACCTGGAGCCCCGGCTGCGGCGGGCGGGGCTGTCGCGCGGGGGCCGGTTGCTCGACGCCGCCTGCGGCACCGGGCTGTCCACGCTGCCGTGGCTCGAACGCGGCTACCGGGTGGTGGGCGCGGACGTCTCGGAAGGCATGCTGGCGCGCTGCCGCCGGCGCGTCGAGGCGGCCGGGCATCGGGCCGAATTGCTGCGCCGCGACCTGCTGCACCTGGACCCGGGACGGACCTTCGATGCCGTCGTCTGCATCCACAGCGGCCTGGACTACATCCTCGATGACGGCGACCTGGCCGCGGCGTTTCGGTCCATGCGCGGCTGTCTTGAACCGGGTGGCCTGCTTGCGTTCGACAAGTGCCTGGACGAGCCGGAGTTCTACCGCCGGGACTACGGCGAGCGGCGGAACCTCCCCGGCGGCCACGTGGAGTTCCGCTACCACTGGGACCGTGCCGCGCGGCTGATGGAACAGCGCCTGACGCTCGTGCGCGCCACCGAGGGGCGGCCCGCCCGGACGGAGGTGCTCTTCCGGCTGCGCAGCACCCCGCCGAACCTGCTGGTGGCGATGGTGGAGGCGGCGGGGTTCGAGATGGTGGAGCCGCTGAAGCCGTTCACGCCGTCGGACCCCGGCATCGGCATCTTCCGCGCCGTGTGAGGGGCTGAAACGACCGCCAAGCCCCTGCCGGTGCTCTTGAAGAGCTACGGGCCTAACCGACTGCCGGACGCGGCCGGAGCAGTCCCGACTCGACCAGTGCGCTGACCATCTGAATGAGGAGCCCGAGCACGGTGAAGTAGAGGCCCAGCGTGAGGAAGTAGCCGTGCATCCAGATCGTAACGATCATCGACACAGTGAACGCCAGACCCAGGGCGCTCAGCAGAAGGCGGATCATTCCCTGCCGGAGGTGCCGATCCAGAGCGGTGATGCAGGCCAGAAGGGCCGGCAACAGCCCCAGGCACAGTATCAGCCAGCCCAGGAAGCCGACGTTGTAGCCCATCTGATAGGCGCTGACGGAGGCTGCCATCGGGCCTTTGACTTCTATGGAGACATGATTCCATGGAAGCATGAAGCCGACCACGATCAGCAGCGCTCCGACAACCGAGGCCAGCGTGCCAGACCGTATGGGCAGGCGATCGCCGGGCGGCTCGTGTCCCCCCAACGCTTCCAGGAGTTGCGCCGCCTCCTGAGTGGACACCTTGCCCTCAGCGACCATGGCCAGCACCAGCTGTCGGTCGGCCTCGGCTTCTTCCGTGCGAGTGGCCGGTTGATCGAGGTGCTTGCCTGCCCGTCGCAGAGCGGCGTTGCCTGCCCGTCGCAGAGCGGCGACAAGCAACCTCATGCCGGCCGCGATCAGCAGAAGGAACAACGCAGTCACTACAGAGGCGGGCATCAGGTACAACACCCAATACCCATGCACCATGGTCATGGGACGGCCGAACAGGCTCAGGAACGGGAAAACGATCCTCAGGAACGGGAAGACGATCCTCAGGAACGGGAAAACGATCAGAGAGTCTGCTATGCCCGCGATGGCGGCCACTGCGGGACCGTACCCCATCCGCTTCCACCGGAAAAGCGCATAGCCGACCATCCCCGCTGCAGATACCTCAAGGAAGAGGACAACCGACCATATCGGGTCTTCGTTACCCCACCCGCATGCGTACAGCGCACAGGCCAGCAAGAGCGCGCCTGCGAATATCGCGTAAGGCGCCCTGTCCCGTCGAAAGGCAATGCAGACCAACATGATGACGATGATGGCGATGGAGCCCATGGTCCACTCAAGCCACCAGGCAATTTCAGTGTTCGGCATCTCATCTCTCCCCATTAGATTGTCTCTGCAGCAGGTCGACGGCTTCCGCCACGGTCAGGTCGCCCGCCTCGAGCTGGCGGAGGATGCGTGACCGGGCCTCGTTTTCGCTTCCCATTGCAGCCAGGAGCAGGTTTACGGCGTCCAGTTTCTTTGAGACGGTGGGGTAGCTGATGCCCAGCCGTCGCTCGACCTCCTTGATGTTGCCCCGGCAGCTCAAGAACACCTCGACCACGTCCTGAAGTTCGCGCGGGAGCCTGGCCAGGCGGGGGAGGGAGAAGCTGCCGCGGAGTTCAGTCCCGCACGCGTCGCACCGCATTCCAGTGACGCGCATGCTCTCCGAACAGATCGGGCAGGTCGTCACAAACTCTCGGGGCGATCCCATGTCCTCAACCTCAATAAACGTTTGAGAGAAATAATAAACAATCATCTTAACGTTGTCAATATGAATTTCTGAGGGAGTATCATTCATTGATGGGCAGGCCCAGCAGGGGAAGATCGGCGGCCGGGTTCGGCGGAACTATGGGCCGGCGGCCTCACAGAGCTGACCGACGGCGCCGGCCCCGCCGGGCGGCCCCATGCGACGGCGCATTGCGGATGGTCTTCGGCTGTGTTAGCCTCAGAGGATCGTTCCTCTCCAAGGTGATCCCGCCGTGGCCCGCAGGTCCTTCCGGAACGCGCCATTGCCCCCAGCGGGCCGGACCCGCGTGGTCTTCCCGTGGGAACTGCCCACCATCATGCGCAAGCACATCGTCACGGGGGCGATGGGCACGGTCTACGTCTTCCTGCTGGCGGGCATGTACCTGGTTGCGTTCGGCAACCACATCGGCATGGATTACTGGCGGTGGGGGGTGCTCTCCGGCGTCACGTCCTTCACGCTGGTGCTGCAGCTTGTCTCGGCCCTGCTGGTGCGGCGGCTGGCCAACCGCAAGCCGCTCTGGTTCGCCGCGGCGATGGCGGCGCGCCTGCTGCGCGGGGCCGCCATCGTGGCCGCATTCCTGTTGGTGGACGTCTCGACATCGGCCTCCAGCGGGGC is a window of Candidatus Brocadiaceae bacterium DNA encoding:
- a CDS encoding class I SAM-dependent methyltransferase; protein product: MERTPQQPVVNDFGAIADVYDHLVDWAPYGLWIADLEPRLRRAGLSRGGRLLDAACGTGLSTLPWLERGYRVVGADVSEGMLARCRRRVEAAGHRAELLRRDLLHLDPGRTFDAVVCIHSGLDYILDDGDLAAAFRSMRGCLEPGGLLAFDKCLDEPEFYRRDYGERRNLPGGHVEFRYHWDRAARLMEQRLTLVRATEGRPARTEVLFRLRSTPPNLLVAMVEAAGFEMVEPLKPFTPSDPGIGIFRAV
- a CDS encoding acylphosphatase; its protein translation is MAESDKPVRAHVVVHGRVQGVWFRGRTRNEALRQSLTGWVRNRPDGTVEAVFEGDRSRVQQMVVWCHQGPPLAHVTRVDLHWGEPTGEFSDFRVDY
- the topA gene encoding type I DNA topoisomerase; its protein translation is MAKKVVIVESGAKAKTIAKYLGGAFVVKACRGHVRDLPRGTFGVEVENGFEPTYTTLPESRSIVGQLKKAAASAPEVYLAPDPDREGEAIAWHLRHVLELPAEKVRRVTFNEITRSAVRNAFERPREIDMNLVDAQQARRILDRIVGYELSPLVSRRIVRGLSAGRVQSVALRIVVERERERLAFVPEEYWELTALLTAEDGGPRFEAMLKELNGQDVRVGNGDEARALVERLSEEAFGVADVETRTTRSSAPPPFITSTLQQAAYSRLRFSTAQTMRLAQQLYEGIEVGGETAGLITYMRTDSTRVADAALGACRSFIGETHGDAYLPAKPNTFRSPRGAQAAHEAIRPTEVFRRPEDVKPFLSDRQYRLYDLIWRRFVASQMTPAQYEVTTARIQAGPAVFVARGRRMVFDGHTRVGGADKREDQELPALSRGDGLTLVELTPSQHFTQPPARYTEASLVRELEKQGIGRPSTYAPTISTLLKRNYVRRSQRALEPTDLGMAVTDLLVASFPREMDVGFTSRMEQELDEVEEGKRDWRATLQEFYEQFRKDLEKAKAGPAAHVAGDSPAPPACPECGETMGVKFSRKGDRFYGCPRFPECKGTASIPREGEPEPDLTEHACDKCGAPMIRRVGRRGREYLACSAYPQCRNIMGLDREGNPVKLPPRVQTTFACPKCGAEMHLPGEGDASELTCSRCKNTAPLLSIAEALEKTEIPDGESLGSCPECDGPMDLKKSRKGMFLGCRRYPECKGTSPLAKDTLPAPQPTHERCDKCGRPLLMRWGQYGRFLACSGFPRCRNLWKVPARGRKCPREGCDGRLIPKVDSDGHAYLGCTRYPECAHTEPAPEPAPKKGK
- a CDS encoding DUF2089 domain-containing protein, producing the protein MRVTGMRCDACGTELRGSFSLPRLARLPRELQDVVEVFLSCRGNIKEVERRLGISYPTVSKKLDAVNLLLAAMGSENEARSRILRQLEAGDLTVAEAVDLLQRQSNGER